The following is a genomic window from Armatimonadota bacterium.
AACGCGGAGACCCCCCCCACACCTCGGATCCGGGTCGACCCCTCGGGGATTCTCTTCGTGCTGGGGGGATTCGTCTTGGGCGGGATCCTGATCGCCTCCACGAAGGTCCTCTACCTGGCACAGGGGCGGATCGCCACCCTGGTCAGCTGGCTTCCCGTGGGGTACGCCTTCGCCGCGGGCATGGTGGCCGCGGTCAACCCGTGCGGGATTCTGCTCCTGCCCTCGCTGGCGGCCTACGCCCTTGCGCGCCCGAACCTGGAATCCGCAGGCAGGCGGGTTGGCCGGACCCTCACGTTCGGCCTCGTCGCCACAGGGGGATTTGTCCTGCTTTTCGGGGCTGCAGGACTCGTGGTGGGGACCGGCGGCTATGTCTTGGCCCAGGCGTTCCCGTACGGAGGCATGCTGGTCGGTGCTACCCTCGTCCTTCTCGGCACCTGGCTCGCCCTCTCCGGCCGGGAGTTCGGGATTGCGGCCGCGAGTCGGGTGTGGGAACGGGTGCAGCCGGAAAACCACTTCCTCTCCTTCTTCGGGTTCGGCGTGGCATACGGGACCTGCTCCCTCGCGTGCACCCTGCCCGTGTTCCTGGCGGTGGTGGGAAGCGCCCTCGCCGCCGGGAACTGGCTCGTGGCCACCCTCCGGTTTGTCGGGTATGCCCTCGGCATGGGCACGGTCCTCACCGCGGTACTGGTGGGGGTGACCTTCTTCGAGGCCGCGGTCACCCGGTGGATCCGGACCGTGGTCCCCTACGTGCACCGGCTCGCGGCGGCCTTCCTCATCGGCGCGGGAGTGTTTACCGTAGGCTACTGGTGGAGGGCCTTTTGAGCCTTCTGCGGGTTGTCCGGCGAGGACTCTGCCTTGCCGTGCTCATCATGGGGTTCCTTTGGGCACCTCCTACCTTTGCCCACGCGATCCTGATCCGCAGTAGCCCCCGGGACGGCGCCCGGCTGGACACATCCCCTCCGCAGGTGGCGCTGGTATTCAGTGAGGCCGTGCAGCCCCAGCTGAGCGCCGCGGAGGTGCTGGATCCTTCCGGGAAGGTACGCTCCCTGCGATCCGAGGTGACGGAGGACGGCCGGACCCTGGTGGTTTTCCTCCCACCGCTCCCTCAAGGGAGCTATGCGGTGCGGTGGCGAGTCCTCTCGCGGGTGGACGGACACCTCACCACGGGGTTTGTGGTGTTCGGGGTGGGTGTGGAGCCGGGCCGCGGAGGTTCGGAGCAGGACCGGCCTCCGCCGCTCCGGGTGGTGGTCCGGTGGAGCGCGTACGCGGCTATTCTGGTGCTCGCAGGACTCTCCGCCTTCGGGAACCTCGTATTGCGGTTTACCCTCCCGGCGCCCGCGGACGCCGCGCTCCGAAGGCTCACGGGGATCGCCGCGCTCGCTACGCTGCTCACGACACCCCTCGAGCTCGCCTTCTTTCTGGACGGTGCCTCCGTTGCGCAGGCCGCCCGGCTGCTGGCCTTGAGCCCTACGGGACCGGCGTTGGGATTCCGCATGGCCGCCGCGGCGGCGTTCCTGGTGCCGGACGCGGCCTGGGCCCGGTGGTCGCTTCCTCTGGCGGCCCTGCTGCTCTTCTCCGCCACCCTGGGCTCCCACGCGTGGGGCGGCGGAGTGCTGATGGCCCTCGCGGACTGGGTGCACTTGGCAGCTGCCTCCATCTGGATCGGAGGGATTGTAGGACTCCTCACCGTCCTCCGCACCGGCCGGGTATACCGCCTGCACGCAACGCAGGCGGTCCTCCGCTTCTCGTGGTGGGCGGGCTGGAGTTCAGGGGCCGCGGCGCTGAGCGGCGTGTACATGGCTGTGCGGGAGCTTTCTTCCCCTGCCGGATTCCTCACCACGGACTGGGGGAGGCTCCTTGCGGGAAAGCTCGTCCTTGTGCTGATCCTGGTCATCTCGGGCGCGGTGAACCGGTATGGCCTCCTCCCCCGGTTGACTCCGGAGAACCCGAAGGAAGGGGTTCTTGCCCGGATCCAGCGGATGGTGGCGCTGGAGGCGGCAGTGGGTACGCTGGTGCTGCTGGCGGTGGGCGCCCTCACCATCACCCCCACCGCCCGGACGGTTCAGCTGCGCACCATCCCGCCACCAACCCTGGCCCTGGCGGGGGTTTCCGAGGGGCTGCGGATTGGGCTGCGGATCACCCCCGCGGAGCCGGGATGGAATCGGTTTGAGGTCACGGTGCATCGTCCGGACGGAGCTCCGGTGGACGCGGACCGGGTAATGGTCCGGTTGTGGAAGCTGGACGAGGAGGTCCTACCGGCCGCCGTGAGACTCACCCGGGAGGGATCCGGACGGTACGCGGCGGAGGGCGGT
Proteins encoded in this region:
- a CDS encoding cytochrome c biogenesis protein CcdA — encoded protein: MNAETPPTPRIRVDPSGILFVLGGFVLGGILIASTKVLYLAQGRIATLVSWLPVGYAFAAGMVAAVNPCGILLLPSLAAYALARPNLESAGRRVGRTLTFGLVATGGFVLLFGAAGLVVGTGGYVLAQAFPYGGMLVGATLVLLGTWLALSGREFGIAAASRVWERVQPENHFLSFFGFGVAYGTCSLACTLPVFLAVVGSALAAGNWLVATLRFVGYALGMGTVLTAVLVGVTFFEAAVTRWIRTVVPYVHRLAAAFLIGAGVFTVGYWWRAF
- a CDS encoding copper resistance protein CopC, which translates into the protein MSLLRVVRRGLCLAVLIMGFLWAPPTFAHAILIRSSPRDGARLDTSPPQVALVFSEAVQPQLSAAEVLDPSGKVRSLRSEVTEDGRTLVVFLPPLPQGSYAVRWRVLSRVDGHLTTGFVVFGVGVEPGRGGSEQDRPPPLRVVVRWSAYAAILVLAGLSAFGNLVLRFTLPAPADAALRRLTGIAALATLLTTPLELAFFLDGASVAQAARLLALSPTGPALGFRMAAAAAFLVPDAAWARWSLPLAALLLFSATLGSHAWGGGVLMALADWVHLAAASIWIGGIVGLLTVLRTGRVYRLHATQAVLRFSWWAGWSSGAAALSGVYMAVRELSSPAGFLTTDWGRLLAGKLVLVLILVISGAVNRYGLLPRLTPENPKEGVLARIQRMVALEAAVGTLVLLAVGALTITPTARTVQLRTIPPPTLALAGVSEGLRIGLRITPAEPGWNRFEVTVHRPDGAPVDADRVMVRLWKLDEEVLPAAVRLTREGSGRYAAEGGTLALPGYWEAQVVLRRRGRPDVSASFPLRLGTFRLRSDVEALRLLHQAQEAMKAVHTWRETEQITDGAGNAVVTRYAFQKPDRVRFEVQGGMRAILVGRNRYVWTDRGWVREALPVPFEAQGVAGYLKNPTRAQLGRRGTCGDEPCRVVLWDSPDGLASFAAWIGERTHRPHRLFMSAPAHYMVTLPRDFNTAQEVMPP